The sequence below is a genomic window from Ciceribacter thiooxidans.
TCCGTCCGGCCGTTAACGTCGGTCTCTCGGTTTCTCGCGTCGGCTCTTCGGCGCAGATCAAGGCGATGAAGCAGGTTGCCGGCTCGATCAAGGGCGAGCTCGCCCAGTATCGTGAAATGGCCGCCTTCGCCCAGTTCGGTTCGGACCTCGACGCCGCAACGCAGCGCCTGCTGAACCGCGGTGCACGTCTGACCGAACTTCTGAAGCAGCCGCAGTTCTCGCCGCTGAAGACGGAAGAACAGGTGGCCGTGATCTTCGCTGGCGTCAACGGTTACCTCGACAAGATCGCCGTCAACCAGGTCGGCAAGTTCGAGCAGGGCCTGCTCTCCTACCTTCGCTCGGAAGGCAAGGCCATTCTCGACACCATCCGTACGGAGAAAGCGATCAGCGACGATACGAAGGGTAAGCTCAAGGCTGCTCTGGATTCGTTCGCCAAGTCGTTCTCGTAATCGGGGCTCAAGCCAAGGACGGATAACGGATGCCTTCACTTAAGGATCTGAAAAACCGGATCGCCTCCGTCAAGGCGACGCAGAAGATCACCAAGGCGATGAAGATGGTCGCCGCGGCGAAGCTGCGTCGTGCGCAGGAGGCGGCCGAGGCCGCTCGTCCCTATTCGCAGCGCATGGGTGCCGTCCTCGCCAATATCGCTCAGGCGGTCGGCAGCGACGACAGTGCACCGCGGCTGATGACCGGGACAGGCAAGGACGATGTGCATCTGCTCATCGTCTGCACCGCCGAGCGCGGCCTTTGCGGTGGTTTCAATTCGCAGATCGCCCGCTTTGCCCGCGACCATGCGCGCAGGCTTCTCGCCGCCGGCAAGACCGTCAAGATCTTCTGCGTCGGCAAGAAGGGCTACGACAGTCTGCGTCGCGAGTTTGCCGCCAACATCGTCGAGCGTACGGACCTTCGCGAAGTCAAGCGCATCAGCTTTGAGAATGCCGACACGATTGGCCGCAAGGTCATCTCGATGTTCGACAAGGGCGAGTTCGACGTTGCGACCTTGTTCTATTCGGAATTCAAGTCCGTGATCAGCCAGGTTCCAACCGCACAGCAGTTGATCCCGGCTGCTGTTCCGGAAGCGGCCGCCCCGACGGGTGCGTCCGCCGTCTATGAATATGAGCCCGATGCCGGTGCGATCCTGACCGATCTCATTCCGCGCAACATCTCGGTGCAGGTCTTCCGGGCTCTGCTCGAAAACGTCGCCGGTGAAATGGGCGCCAAGATGAGCGCAATGGACAATGCGACGCGCAATGCCGGCGAGATGATCAACAAGCTGACGCTCTCATACAATCGACAGCGCCAAGCCCAGATCACCAAGGAACTCATTGAAATCATTTCGGGCGCGGAAGCGCTCTGAGGTTAAGGAAAGAGGGTAAGAAACATGGCTAAGGCAGCTACCCGAAATCTACCGCGGCGAAGGCCGCAACCGGCTCCGCAGGCCGGGTTACCCAGGTCATCGGTGCTGTTGTTGACGTTGCGTTCGACGGCGAGCTGCCTGCGATCCTCAACGCGCTGGAGACCGACAACGGCGGCAATCGCCTCGTTCTCGAAGTTGCCCAGCACCTCGGTGAAAACCAGGTTCGCACGATCGCGATGGACTCGACCGAAGGTCTGGTTCGCGGCCAGCCGGTTATCGATACCGGCGCTCCGATCACCGTTCCGGTCGGTCCCGAGACGCTCGGCCGCATCATGAACGTCATCGGCGAGCCCGTCGATGAAGCCGGCCCGCTGGTCACCTCCGGCAAGCGCGCGATCCACCAGGAAGCTCCGGCCTACATCGAGCAGTCGACGGAAGCCCAGATCCTTGTCACGGGCATCAAGGTCGTCGACCTTCTCGCTCCTTACGCCAAGGGCGGCAAGATCGGCCTGTTCGGCGGCGCCGGTGTCGGCAAGACGGTTCTCATCATGGAACTGATCAACAACGTCGCCAAGGCGCACGGTGGTTACTCGGTATTTGCCGGCGTGGGAGAACGCACCCGCGAAGGCAACGACCTTTACCACGAAATGATCGAGTCCGGCGTGAACAAGCATGGTGGTGGCGAAGGCTCCAAGGCTGCCCTCGTTTACGGCCAGATGAACGAACCGCCGGGCGCCCGCGCTCGCGTCGCTCTGACCGGTCTGACGATCGCTGAAGATTTCCGCGACAAGGGCCAGGACGTTCTGTTCTTCGTCGACAACATCTTCCGCTTCACGCAGGCAGGTTCCGAAGTGTCGGCTCTGCTCGGCCGTATTCCTTCGGCCGTGGGCTATCAGCCGACGCTGGCGACCGACATGGGCGCCATGCAGGAGCGTATCACCACCACGACCAAGGGTTCGATCACCTCGGTTCAGGCCATTTACGTTCCGGCCGACGACTTGACCGACCCGGCACCGGCCACCTCGTTCGCCCACCTGGACGCAACGACCGTTCTGTCGCGCTCGATCGCCGAAAAGGGCATCTACCCGGCCGTCGACCCGCTCGACTCCACCTCGCGCATGCTCGACCCGCTGGTCGTCGGCGAAGAGCACTACGAGGTCGCTCGTAAGGTTCAGTCGACCCTGCAGCGCTACAAGGCTCTCCAGGACATCATCGCCATTCTCGGCATGGACGAACTGTCGGAAGACGACCGCATCGCGGTTGCTCGCGCCCGCAAGATCGAGCGCTTCCTGTCCCAGCCGTTCTTCGTCGCTGAAGTCTTCACCGGTTCGCCGGGCAAGCTGGTTGCTCTCGAAGACACGATCAAGGGCTTCAAGGGCCTGGTCGACGGCGAGTACGACCATCTGCCGGAAGCTGCCTTCTACATGGTCGGCTCGATCGACGAAGCGATCGAGAAGGCGAAGAAGCTGGCGGCCGAAGCTGCCTGATCCTGCAACGGGCGCGCGTTCCGACGCGCGCCTCTGCCCTCCATTTGAAAAAGTGAAGAGTCATGGCCGACAATTTCAACTTTGAACTCGTTTCGCCCGAACGTCTGCTGCTTTCCGAGAAGGTGAGCGAAGTCGTCATCCCGGCGACCGAAGGCGAAATGACCGTTATGGCCAATCATGCGCCGACCATGACGACGATCAAGCCTGGTGTCGTTTCGGTAAAGTCTGCCTCCGGGCAGACGAGCCGGTACGTCGTTTTCGGCGGCTTCGCAGATATCCTTCCGACAGGCTGCACGCTGCTTGCGGAATCGGCGGTCGAGATGAGCGAGTTGAACCGCGAGACGCTGGTAAAGCGAATTGAGGCGGCAAAGGCCGATCTCGACAAGGCCGACAGCGCCGAGCACAAGACCAAGCTCGAGCAGTATCTCGCCGAGTTGACCCACCTCAACGGAGCCATCATTCCGGCCTGATTCCGGGCCATGCAAGTAAAGAGAGGCGGTCGAAAGGCCGCCTTTTTTGTATTTCGGATTTGACGGCGAGCCGTCCACCGCAGCTTGACGCGTCCGTTTCCATCAGCGAACCTGAGAGGCGGGGGCGACGAGCATCGGGCGACATCGGCAGGTGAGCATGAAGATCGGTATCGTGGGCGCAGGCATGGTAGGCAGCTCGGCCGGCTACGCACTGGCCATGATGGGCGGCGTCAGCGAGATTGTCCTCGTCGACCGGAACGACGCCCTGGCTCGTGCGCAAGCCGAGGACATATCTCACGCTGTGCCTTTCGTCTCGGCAACACTCGTCCGTTCGGGCGCCTATCATGATCTCGCTGGCGCACGCATCGTCATCCTTGCGGCAGGCGTCAGCCAGAAGCCGGGCGAGACGCGGCTCGAATTGCTCGAGCGGAATGCCGAGGTGTTTCGCAAGGTCGTTGAGGCCGTCCGGAATGCTGCGCCGGACGCGATCCTGCTGATTGCGACCAATCCCGTCGACATCATGACCCACGTTGCGACCAAGCTCTCGGGGTTGCCGCCGCAGCGGGTGATCGGTTCAGGGACGATCCTAGATACCGCCCGTTTTCGCAGTCTCGTCGGCCGTCACCTCGGTATCTCACCGCAGTCTGTGCACGCCTATGTGCTCGGTGAGCACGGGGACAGCGAAGTACTCGCCTGGTCCAACGCACGCGCGGGATCGATCGGGCTGGAAACCTTTGCAGACCAGATCGGTAAGCGCCTCGACGCTACCGTTCGTCAGAGCATTGATGACGGCGTACGCAATGCCGCCTATCGCATCATTAGCGGCAAGGGCGCGACCTATTATGGCATCGGAGCGGGTCTTGCCCGGATCGTCAACGCGATCGCGCGCGACCAGCGCGACGTTCTCTCCGTATCAATCGTGACGGATATGGTGGAGGGCGTGACCGATGTCGCGCTCTCGGTCCCGCGGGTCATCGGTGCGGACGGGGTGCTTGCCGATCTCTTTCCCGAACTCGACCGCGACGAGCAGGCGGCCTTGCGAAAAAGCGCAATGCTGATCAAGGAAGCGACGGAGTCGCTTCGCCTCTGATGCAAAGACGGGAACGTTGCGGGTTGGTTTTGCCAATCAGATACTTTATGACATTTCGTGAATTAGGCATATGCGTGCCTCAACCGAACTGTGATGGTAGTAGCCTTGCTGGACAACGTGACCGATAAGAGCCATCTCGACGACTTCATGTCGAAAGCAGCGGCCGCGAGTGAACTGCTTAAAGCGCTTTCGCACGAATCGCGCCTGCTTATTCTCTGCATCCTCGTGAACGGCGAACGGACTGTCAGCGAGATCGAGGCGATCCTCGGCATTCAACAGGCGGTGGTCTCCCAGCACCTCGCGCGGCTGCGGATCGAGGAACTGGTCAAGACACGCAGAGAGGGCCGGCAGGTCTATTACAGCATCGCCAATCCTGGTCTCAACGACCTTCTCGCCGTTCTTTACCGGATGTATTGCGAGCCGGAAGGCAATAATCGCTCTTGATCGCTATCCTGTCGCCGCTTCCCGCGCCGACGAGAGCTGTGCTATTCCTCATGCGGAGGAGCGGCAATGATCGACAAGCTGGAATTCTTTATCGCCCTGGCGCGTGAGCGACATTTCGGGCGAGCGGCCGAGGAGTGCGGGATTTCGCAGCCTACGCTTTCGGCCGCCATTCGCCAGCTCGAAGATCAGCTCGGAGTGGTTTTGGTCCAGCGCGGTTCCCGTTTTCAGGGGTTGACGCCGGAAGGACAGCGTGTGCTCGAATGGGCGCGTCGCATCGTCGGCGACACCCGGACGATGCGTGAGGAGATGCGGGCCGCCCGTCACGGGTTGGCCGGACATGTCCGGATCGCAGCCATTCCGACAGCGCTCGCCATAGTCCCGAAGATTACGGAGCCCTTCCAGGTCAAACACCCGGATGTGACCTTCTCTGTGATTTCTAGGACATCACTGCAGGTCCTGAGCCAGCTCGAGAACTTCGAGGTCGATATTGGCATCACCTATCTCGACAACGAACCGCTTGGCCGCGTCAGTATGGTGCCGCTCTATGCGGAGCGCTACCACCTCATCACGGCCTCGGACTCGCCACTGGCCGA
It includes:
- a CDS encoding F0F1 ATP synthase subunit gamma, with protein sequence MPSLKDLKNRIASVKATQKITKAMKMVAAAKLRRAQEAAEAARPYSQRMGAVLANIAQAVGSDDSAPRLMTGTGKDDVHLLIVCTAERGLCGGFNSQIARFARDHARRLLAAGKTVKIFCVGKKGYDSLRREFAANIVERTDLREVKRISFENADTIGRKVISMFDKGEFDVATLFYSEFKSVISQVPTAQQLIPAAVPEAAAPTGASAVYEYEPDAGAILTDLIPRNISVQVFRALLENVAGEMGAKMSAMDNATRNAGEMINKLTLSYNRQRQAQITKELIEIISGAEAL
- the atpD gene encoding F0F1 ATP synthase subunit beta; amino-acid sequence: MGAVVDVAFDGELPAILNALETDNGGNRLVLEVAQHLGENQVRTIAMDSTEGLVRGQPVIDTGAPITVPVGPETLGRIMNVIGEPVDEAGPLVTSGKRAIHQEAPAYIEQSTEAQILVTGIKVVDLLAPYAKGGKIGLFGGAGVGKTVLIMELINNVAKAHGGYSVFAGVGERTREGNDLYHEMIESGVNKHGGGEGSKAALVYGQMNEPPGARARVALTGLTIAEDFRDKGQDVLFFVDNIFRFTQAGSEVSALLGRIPSAVGYQPTLATDMGAMQERITTTTKGSITSVQAIYVPADDLTDPAPATSFAHLDATTVLSRSIAEKGIYPAVDPLDSTSRMLDPLVVGEEHYEVARKVQSTLQRYKALQDIIAILGMDELSEDDRIAVARARKIERFLSQPFFVAEVFTGSPGKLVALEDTIKGFKGLVDGEYDHLPEAAFYMVGSIDEAIEKAKKLAAEAA
- a CDS encoding F0F1 ATP synthase subunit epsilon, which gives rise to MADNFNFELVSPERLLLSEKVSEVVIPATEGEMTVMANHAPTMTTIKPGVVSVKSASGQTSRYVVFGGFADILPTGCTLLAESAVEMSELNRETLVKRIEAAKADLDKADSAEHKTKLEQYLAELTHLNGAIIPA
- a CDS encoding L-lactate dehydrogenase, with the translated sequence MKIGIVGAGMVGSSAGYALAMMGGVSEIVLVDRNDALARAQAEDISHAVPFVSATLVRSGAYHDLAGARIVILAAGVSQKPGETRLELLERNAEVFRKVVEAVRNAAPDAILLIATNPVDIMTHVATKLSGLPPQRVIGSGTILDTARFRSLVGRHLGISPQSVHAYVLGEHGDSEVLAWSNARAGSIGLETFADQIGKRLDATVRQSIDDGVRNAAYRIISGKGATYYGIGAGLARIVNAIARDQRDVLSVSIVTDMVEGVTDVALSVPRVIGADGVLADLFPELDRDEQAALRKSAMLIKEATESLRL
- a CDS encoding ArsR/SmtB family transcription factor, with product MVVALLDNVTDKSHLDDFMSKAAAASELLKALSHESRLLILCILVNGERTVSEIEAILGIQQAVVSQHLARLRIEELVKTRREGRQVYYSIANPGLNDLLAVLYRMYCEPEGNNRS
- a CDS encoding LysR family transcriptional regulator, with the protein product MIDKLEFFIALARERHFGRAAEECGISQPTLSAAIRQLEDQLGVVLVQRGSRFQGLTPEGQRVLEWARRIVGDTRTMREEMRAARHGLAGHVRIAAIPTALAIVPKITEPFQVKHPDVTFSVISRTSLQVLSQLENFEVDIGITYLDNEPLGRVSMVPLYAERYHLITASDSPLADRETVTWREVADLRLCLLTADMQNRRIINQHMAEAGVVPQPTLESNSMIVLFSHIRTGRWASIMPKNVAESFGFSAGIRMIPLVEPEAEHVVGLVAQHREPFTPLVSALLHEGRRLAEVEAF